TTTGACCTTAGAACAAATTGGAGATGAGCTGAATAGTTTTAACATTGTACAAATATATCATGGTGATGGCTGCCAACCGGATCTGAGCAAAACATCTTATAGGAGCAACAACAACGTCTGAGCTTTGAAGCTGTCAAGACAAATAACACCAAAAAAatcctacaataaaaaaaattttaaactgtttaagaTTTCAAGAGCAAGTGTTGTGCTTTGGCTGGAGTTCAAAACCAGGGAATGTAAATGGCTATAAATCGCTAAAGGTCTGCTCCTGCCGGTAAACTCTGAAGAACTAAAGGTCATGTTGCAGGGTTCTTTCCTCGGCGAGCAGAGGAAGCAATGAGTCAGGAACGTGAGCTGTTTGGAGCAGCAGGCCGCCATGTTCACATCCTTTCATCAGGAGCGAGGAGAACTTGCTGAAGGCTTTCGAAAAGTTATCTCCCCATCTCCCGGTGTTTCCGCTATAGAGGCCATAACACTGCCTGATGAGTTGTCTACCTTTTCATACTATCACCACTGAGTTCATCTGGCGGTCATGAAAAGTAGGCGATGAAAAGGCATCCCAATGAGCAAGACAGACATGGAAAATCCCTTCTTCAGTTCATATGGAAGCTGTcctaattttgtattttaaaaattttctatttttgtctggtttttatttgtttgcacgCCGTTCGATTTGCATCAAAACGACTGGGCAACGAGTCATTGGTGTTTCAGAAGGAGGTTGACAGTGTCGAGGAGGTAGAGGGTCTGGAAGTCCATATGCCGTGGATTATTCGAGAAGTTTAGATAAAGTGTTCAGATCATCTGGTTTGTGTTACATGTGAGGTCTTGATAGAATGTCGCCGGTCTCAAGTCCTGAGTCTGTTCTCCTAGGAAAGTTGACTTTCATTTGAGACCAGCCATTTCAGATATTTTCAGCATCTTGCATGGAACACATCTCAGACTGTCATCTCGAGCATGTGAATGGAATGGAATAGAGGTACAAGAAGAATGGCCATGTCCTTAGTTCACTTTTCTTGGACATGTagtctatatgtgtgtgtgtgtggtcgtcAACTAGACTTTCTTTTAGTTGATTCCACTCTACACTTTTCTGGTACATAGCAACTGCATTTAAAGCATATCTCAAACtaagatttcatttttctcattcttgttAATCGCTTCTCGTGACATCAAATCATGAAACTCATCTCATGCACTCGCATAGCTCATCTTTAATATCCGCATTTTTGTCTTCTACCTTGTTATCTTTCGCCTTAGAATGTCAATATTTGTCCATTTCTTACAAATTGCAATGAAGCTCAAGAATCACACGTGGTAAAGTTGAAAAAGTTGCGTTAAAATTCCGTTTCTTCATTCATCCTTAAGCTGACATTTCATCCTTTAGAATTTTTCATGTGCACCGAAAtcgtattttaaaaaaatactaaaactaaATCCTCTTCAGGAAACAGCAAAAACGTTGCCATTaagtaaaaataagattttggaTCCCCAGCAGCGTGTGTTTACCTGCCTGCCATTTGGGTTTGCACCTCATTTGTGCAGGTGCAATAGGATGGTGGCGAAACAATGTGAGTGATCCTCATTctacagagaaagaagaagggaaagTAAGAGTTTGCAGAGCTGAACTTTGCCAGTGGATGAAGGAAACAGAGAAATGTTGAACAGGATTCAAGCCCGAAGTCACGAAAGTGCGAATGGCGATGTGTCCTTATCCCCAGTTTGTCTTTGGAACATTCCGCTCGTCAAACAAAGTCTTTTTCTGTGTTTCCATCAGCCACATGCCACCCCCGGCGAGACTTGTTGCTGGGTAGTCATCTGCAACTGTGTGCCTGATAAGCTGCTGCACCTGTCATGCCTTGCTGACGTCATAGCAAGGTCGTGGCGGTGATTGTATTCAGtgatttatatttgtatttagtcctcgcatctttcttttttcaacgGTCGCAACAACAGATCGGAGATACAGGTATCTAGACCTCCATCGTAATTACTTCCAAGGTATCCAAACATTGGTTTTCAAGTTAGAGATGGAGCTTGGGTATTACTATAGATCATGATTACCCTCCAAGATGTTTAAACCTCGCTCACCGTTACCTCCAAAAATGTAGTCCTGGGTCTCAAAGCTACCGCTACTATTTTTCTTCATGGTATCAATGCTTCGATCTCTAAGTACTGGGGCAAGTGTAAATTCTGATGCAACTTATACAAACGGTTACCTTGTAGCTACTGAAATGGAATGAGTATTTAGATGAAGTGGAAGGCAGCTTGTTGGCTGAGTCTCTGGATGGATGGATTATATCGTTTTGTAGTTACGAGGGTTTCTTATTGGATGTAACAGTTTCGCTGAAGCTTATGTATGTTTACCATCATGCGTCAGTCAGATGTTCAAGTCAAACTTTTGATCCACCCTATTACCTTTGACCTCatcgtcgttttttttttaattcatgtcAGTTCCCTCCCCTGTACCAGTCGTTAACGGAGGTAACAGCTGACAACGTCGTTATTATGTTATAACTAAATCACgaactgacatttttaaattgtgtatgtgtttgtttttaaaataaactattaatttttatgtgcttttgtttaaaagggTCATCATCTATCAATGACATGTCTCTGCAAATGTTGAACAATTCGGCGGAAAATGGCGCCGTGTTCGTCACTTCCACTTCCGGTTTGGTCCAAAACCTGTCCTTGGACGAGCATCAGTTGCTGCAGGACATCAACGACCGGCGGGCCACACTACTACTCCCAGCCATCATCATGACAGTGCTGCTGATGTTGATCGGTCTCCTAGGCAACCCGCTGGCGCTGTACATCTACGGCTGGCGCTGGCCACCATCGTCCACCAAGTACTTCCTGGTCTGCCTGGCCGTCATCGACCTCATGAACTGCCTCATCACCATGCCGACGGAGATTCTGGTCATGCGGCAATTCTACCTCTTCGAGAGCGACGCGTTGTGCAAGGTGTCGCGCTTCACCACCTACGTCATGAACAACGCCACCTCCGCCATCTTCATCGCCATCGCCATCGACCGCTACGTCCGCATCTGCCATCCGCACAGCAAACCCTTTTCTGCAAGGAAGGCCAAGGTTGCCTGTGCCGTGGGGCTGCTGATAGGGCTGGCGGTGTCCTGGCCGGCCCTGGTCCTGTATGGTAAGATCACCGTGCAGGTGTATGTCCGCCAGCATCCTCCGCTCGTCGTGCGCGGGGCCATGTGTATGATAAACAGTGACATGGAGAAGTACACGCTGGCTTTCTTCGCCTACCTTTGCACCGCAGTCCTCTTGTGCACACTCATCCTCGTCATCCTCTACACGCTCATCGGACGCACCATCCTAAAGCGGAAGCGAGAACAGCGCAGGCGTAAAGAAGTCACGGCCACGACGCTGGAGAATCTCGGTCGAAAGACAGAAAGCTTGATGAGAAACGGTAGCGGCGGCGGCGGCAGTGGCGgcggtggtagtggtagtggaaGCGGCGGTGGTAGTGGTGGCGGAAGCGGCAGTGGCGCCGCTGTGGAGaagtcctcttcttcctcctctccgTCACTTCCTCTAAAAGTTCCGCAAGTGCCGGACACCCCGGATGAAGAAACAGTTCCGGGGTGCAACGTGAACAATTTCTCCCTCCGCTGCAAGAAGTGGCGTCCGCCCAAGGCGACGTTGATGTTGTTCCTCATCACCGTCGTCTTCGTCGTGagtttcctccccttcctcatcatcaccatcatccgACAGCATCGTGGTGCCAGATTTTACACGAGCTTGACCACCAACGAGCTCTTGATGGTGAACATCTTTCTGAGGTCGTACCTGGTGAACAACTGCGCCAACCCCATCGTCTACGGCCTGTGCAACGCGCGGTTTCGCGACGAGTGTAAGCGGCTGTGGGACCGAGCCTTGCGCCGAAGCAAGTCCACCAACCAGAGCTCTCGCCAAAACTCGGTGAGGTCGAAAAGTCACTGCGAGACTCCGAAGCGAGAAAGAAAGTTCCTGCCAGACGGCTAACAACACTCCAGGAGTTTCTAGGTCACAGTGACCGCGATACCTGACTGTTACAGAAAAGTGATACCAACTACAAACACCAGTAATAGCGTACACATGGATAGACTTCATGTTTAcaggtgtttgtgttgttgtgagtGTGTACCTGTTTTAAAGTATGGTCTAGTATTTATACCACGTGAGTTAATTTGGAACGTTCattcgtgtgtttgtgtgtgtgtgtgcgcgcccgCGTGCGGACGTGTTActgtattttactgtatttaGAACGACAGCCAACGATGACACAGCAGTCAGCGCGAGAGTATATTAGCGCTTCATTGTGctgaatttgtttatttgtttgcctgTTTGTGTACAACGTTCGTGCAATTTGACAAGCTGACGTCAAGTCCGACAGACTTATTTTTTTACTGCTGCGTTAGCGCACATTAAAATCACCTACGTCGTGTTCACGTCCATTTCACGTCGTATCacgtttattttcagtttcatttttcaGAGAGCTTGGATAGCACACATAACATACAGAATTCTTGGAGTGATACAAAAACAGTCTGCTACATTATTTGCTTCAATATTGAGTAGAAAAACCTACAGGAATATCACCGTCAAACAGCGGAGCTCAAATGCTTGGAAGGAGAGTTAGCAGATGACTGAGCCTACACCTGGCTGTGGCAATGTGATGGATGAGTGTCAAGCTTCTGTGCTCATCAATCGAACCTTTTTTATCTCGTGTTTATTCGGGCTCTGAAATGGAGTGAGCTGGTCCGTGCTCGAGATGAATGGGCATTAACCTCACCTGTACAAATGAGcggaaacaaattttatttctttttgtgcttGCGTAGAAGTGAGTGTCGCTGGAGACAGCTGCTGTTAGAGTGCATGTGGAGACAGCTGCTGTTAGAGTTCATGATGTAAGCAGGAACAGATGACATACAACTTTTTCCAAAGCCTTAGAGGGGAACGTCTTGCACCAAGAAACATTTCCAGAAGCCTTTCTGCTCAACACCATGTGGCTGATCGCTGTGCTCACCAAGAAGTCCTCCCAACGCAACTTCCGCTATTCTTTTCACAACTTCAGCTATTCCTCGCATTTTGCTCAAAACATTAAATGCAGTTTTCAACTCAACTCTAGCATCAGCTCTTCTGCGTGCTGAGATGGACAGctttacaaaaattcaaaaactgCATTTTGACACGCCAATCCTTCAGGATGTTGCTCTTTGCAAACATCACTCGTGACATCTTGATGCAGAAAACTCCAGCTACAGGTGgaaaattacatttctctgaAAATTGAAAAACCACCAACTGAGAAAACTTCATGTTTacagaaagtttttatttttgtccctgGAATtaacttaaaaccttttttgaaTTATCTTTAACCTGACACCCACCCTTTAATTTTCCCTAGAGTGCACAAATTATCATAGCTAGagcttaaaagaaataaacttagaaatgtgtgtttgtaaagaaTGGTTGAATATTCAGACACACAAAGATTCTTATATTAAATACCAAAAACTTTTGACATGTTGCAACGGTACTCTACAATTACACTTTGATGAAAGCTTGGAAAATTTAAGGCATGTCTGCTGAATAAAACAAATGGGTGAAAGAAGAGTAAGATAAAATTAAACACTCTTCAAAGAAAATGGAATTTTAGTAGACTTCCTCCGACATCTAAAATTGTGGTAGATGACAGTGTAGCAGCGAACGCCGCCAGCATCCCGCTTTCTAGAAGTTTCTTCTCACTTCCTTCAGAAGATATTCTGAAgctgaaataaatctttcttgCAGAAGTCCTGGGCAAGTGTACAGGCAAGCTTTACACTATCATGGTTTATGCTTCAGTAGTTCTcgacagagaaacaaaaagctttaccttacatacacacatacatttttttcatctctaTATGAAGGTTGCTGATTGTAGTTTGAGTAGGTTGGTGTCGTTATGAAAAGAGTCCTTGTGAGAATGATCGTCCCTGTGTGTTTATTCATCTCATTGACCTCAATGAACGTTCCTCCCGCTGACAGTATTACACACAGTGGCGATGCCTCCCGGCTGAGAAAATCACCCACCATGACCGTGTCATCTGCCCACAGGTGGTGGCACTAGCCGCACATGTTGTAGAACCAGTTTTAAATAAAGAGCACCAatgattgtttatttgtgtcagTCGATTGATAACGGAGATGAAGTGTGGTAGTCTTTGTTGCGTGATGCGTGTCAGTCATCggcttgctttttctttctttctctctctccctgtctctctaATAACATTTATCCTTTCTCACAACTGGAGAAGAAGGGCAGAATAGTTCAGTAATGTGCATTCGAGAAATATTCATGTCTGTCTGGGATCGCTAATGTGATCAACTGATGTAAAGTACATTTCTGTTGAAGTGTAATTGTTTCGCTACTTATCTCCCAATCTCCTTCCGCATCAGCGGGTACAACACGGGTGTCCTTGACCCCAAAGATTTTAGGGAACGAAAGGAGAAAGAAGTGATGAGTACATCCCTCACACACGTGCGCGCTcgcacatacatatatatcctgaaaacacattttatctCCTTCTTTATTGTAACAGCAACCTAAAAACTACAAGGCTACGAGATTACATTTTCATTACTGACACTCTCATAACAGATGCGTGcgcaaaatatttatctttaattcttCTGAGAGGTCTTGGAGTTTAACTAGTTCCTCAAATAAACACAGACCTTTCAGAATCCAAACGATAGTTAACGGCTGTGaaacaggaacaaaaataatctgTCAAGTTAGCACCtctaaaatgtttctcttaCTTTAGTGGTTGTGTGTTGCTGCTCGAAGTCTACGATCCAAGGGAAATAAGCGAGATAATAGCTTTAAGCAAGTGGTTGTCGTTCTTGGCGTTCTACTGGTAGAAGACGAAGTGGCTTCACAACAGTCGCAGCCTCGTAAAAATCGAGCACAACTCTTACAGGTGGGTTCGTTATGTTAATAATAGTTTTATGGTGTGTTTAGCATGCCAGACATCTTGTTTGATTGCAGGAAGTTTATATTTGTGCTGGGCTTGCCATGAAACAATGGTGTAGTCTTAAACCTAATTAGTATCAGGTCACGATCGTGAAAAATCACATGTGGTGTTATCTTGAACCTGACATTATATCACacttagaatttttttcatgacaCGCCAGAAACCAACGGTTAAATACTCACTGCAAACAAAAATCGTGTTTTCCTCTTTGGTTGAATTACTATGATTAGTATGtcttcagacatttttaaaaattactagATTGCAGACAACGCcgtatattatttacaaaaaactAGGAAAACTGCTTACTTGAGTTACCGTGAAGAGTATGTCCTTGGACATTTTCAGAAAAGGTGAAGAAATAACCTCACCACAATTTTCAAAAGACCTTACCATCCACCTAATTAATGTTTTGTAACTAATGTTTTGTGTTCATAAAGAGTAGTGTTATGTTTGTCTAATGTTCTGTTATTGGTAGAGAACACATTATAAGCATTGATGATCTAATCACTCACTGCTTCAGGATTAAAGGATATTTTGTATACAAAAACTCCTATTCAttactgccaaaaaaaaaaaaacatacagatGAGTCTTTGCTAGAATATTATCATCCACAGTGATACCTTCTTGCTGACTTGGTTTGCCCAAGATGTTAAGGCTACCAATTTTAGAAGAATTAACACACTGAACAAACTGTTGAAAGATCTCTTTGTTATCATCATCGGGCAGTGTAAGGTCCCACCCTGATGTTGGAGCTTGAGCTAACAGTCCCTTTTCTGTCGTTGACATGTTTTCGATAAACAGACCTGTTCATCAATCTGTGCTACCATACTGATATTATTATATTGCTGAGTCCCAGGGGGAGAAACAGACTTTGCGTCAGAGTCTTGCCCTAAAAAGGTAATACAACAGGCGAGATAGTTGTTGTGAACGTGTGTCGTTCtggcgcgcgcgtgtgtgtgtctgaagtgcatgaaaacaattttactcaaaaagtttccttccttccttccttcctgcctTTAGATGACGCATGGTTTGTCATTTTGAGGCCTCGTGTGCACACAAACCCACTTTCGGAGTCAGGGACTTACACGAGACATTTCCTTCCCACGACCTCCAACAAACAATTCTCTCGCTTGGGCCTCCAGACGTGACTGCATTTTCAACAACTACGTCTGTAGTCAGTAGTCAACGTCACGTATTCACGTGAAGGTCTTTACAGAAACCTTGCAAAAATTAGCCAACTATTGAATTATATCAATTCTTAATCTTTTGCTTTGGTGACTGGATAAATGAAGACACCGTGGACATGATGTCTTGGACACAAACAAGGTAAAAACTTGACAACCAGAAGTTTTGTTAGttgaaaaattatatatttgtatactcAAAAGCATAAGAAGATTACTGAGCTAACCGCTCATTGGTTTCACATGAACAGTGTTTTATGGTTAGCGCATGCAAACGACGGGTGCCATTGGCACTCATTGAATATCGACAGGAAAGAGACATAAGGGTGCCTTTATTATGATAtagctttctttgttttatatatataatttccttgttcttattattctatTAAATTCGCCAAAATCCCAACAAGCTTCTTATTCTTGAACCAGACCGTAAATACTGAAAGATTGACTACCTTAGACGGGTGACGAAGGGTTGTACATTTGCTTAGTTCACTTCTTTTAGAACACAGATTCCAGTCCTCCCCTTCCACTGCCACGGTGAATCAGCTACCTTTTGCTGCTGGGGGTGcaaggggaaagggggagatTGGTGTTTAAGAGCGAGACAACAACTAAGACTATTTCACAGCAAAGCTGCAGGCCCTGTCTGCGTTTCTTGAAAAGGGGTAGGGGTGCAGGGAAAGTTTTCTAGTCATAAGTTTGAGTGGGTCTTGAACCCTAGACTTTATGCCCTACGCAGCTAAAGTTGAGAGGACCAGTCAAGTCTACTTCCTGTGCGGTATCGGTACGAACAACTCGGTGTACCACAGTTGGCGGATAGCAACATGGCCGTCAGAGATGGCGGTTAGCCTCTCAATAAACTAAGCTAATGTAATCGAATCAGCATTGCGTCTATAAATCTTTACAGTATAACCACACCAATACAAACCATTACAGAGCACTGCTTCTCCAACTGTGGAAGATAAGTGGACAAAAACAGCATATTCCTTGTTTCATAACAAATAGCATCTAAAAAAACGATTTCTGGGCATTTTGGTCTGTATAGGCTAGAAGATGTTCTACGGATTTTCAAAAGGTAAGTTCCTTATTCAAAATGTGTTCACTCGGGTGCGTCCTTAGTGCGTACTgctttttaaacttctttccATAGGTCTACAGGTTTGCTGCTTCTATTTGGTTGGTTTGAACGATGTTGGCATCTGAATCAGCTGGAAGTCGTATAGAACTTGCAAAATTGTCATCAGTTGAGTACAGAAGTGATGTCTGTGAGACGGCGGCCATTGCTGAGGTTTTGTGTTGATCTCTCTTCTTAAGCGGCGTGCAAATTAAAGTACAATAGACAAGAAACTATTTACTGAGAACAATCAGGCCATGcaaaacatatgcacacaaacttGACTCATCTAATGGGTGGGTCCCAGTACCATCTTTACATCTGCTATAGTGGTAATATTTCCTGATATAAAAGCCAGCTGATCTCACATACAGTCATGATATCCTCTTATCTCTGACTGACTGCCCTTTGCGCCGTGGTCATTTGACCCAGGTATTCTGAGTTCCTCCCGAGACTTTGCACTCCAGGCCTGACAGAAAGTCTCTGGGTGTTGAACAAAACACTGAAGACCTATCGACTTCCGCCGACGACGTGCCGAGTAATATTGCCGACTGCTTCCGAAGAAATCCCGAGCTCGTTATTGTCCCTATCTTAAATCTTTATACATTTCTACTAACAAGGAAGGTAATTGGTCAACAACAATCATCCTTCAAGCTATCACAAACTAACCCGAGCGAACAGAGATGAAGACCGCAGTCCACTAAGCATGCAATTAGGGAAGGGGCAAAAAGACTATTTCTTCGGGGTCCAGCCTCCCTATTTACCCAGATGATCTCTGGCTATGTACGAATGGTCAGCTTAGCTCAGTTCTTACTTCATATCCCACCTAAGTTAAAATGACAGTCAGCTGTCATGACAGTCATCAGATTCATCCAAATTAAAGTTTAGTCATTTGAGAATGATACTTTAACTCGCCTTCTCTGCTTCCTTGTTAAGGAGACATACATTTATGTTCtctcaacattttatttttttctaaatatcaCAGCTCACAAATGGACTCTTCTACAACAGCGGGGTGGACGTCTTCCTCTGAAACATCGCCGAGTGACCTATCTAGTCCATCCACTTCTTGTGACtcaagaagaagagaggaagactGCTACAGTCACAAACCCTACAACACGGCCAACGACACTATGTTTCCCGTTATGTACATAGTCCTTATGATGGTTATTGCCCTTGTTGGAAATATCCTGGTGCTCTTCATCTTTAACTGTAGATGGCGCTCTGCAGGAGTCACCAAGGTTTGTATCTTGTTTACCTACCAAGATTAGTTCAAGGACATCTTATAAGGTCGTTTCATAAAATACTGTTATTTAGTTCCCGCTCAGCATCTCTGCACTCTGCCTGATAAATCTGGGGTTTCCGGAAAGATGAGGTCActttactcttttctttctttgtgaacTTGACCTCTGCTGGGAGCATAGGAGGAAATGCACAAAAGTCTCCAAGAAATTAAGTTTCAGGA
This window of the Pomacea canaliculata isolate SZHN2017 linkage group LG4, ASM307304v1, whole genome shotgun sequence genome carries:
- the LOC112561598 gene encoding uncharacterized protein LOC112561598, encoding MSLQMLNNSAENGAVFVTSTSGLVQNLSLDEHQLLQDINDRRATLLLPAIIMTVLLMLIGLLGNPLALYIYGWRWPPSSTKYFLVCLAVIDLMNCLITMPTEILVMRQFYLFESDALCKVSRFTTYVMNNATSAIFIAIAIDRYVRICHPHSKPFSARKAKVACAVGLLIGLAVSWPALVLYGKITVQVYVRQHPPLVVRGAMCMINSDMEKYTLAFFAYLCTAVLLCTLILVILYTLIGRTILKRKREQRRRKEVTATTLENLGRKTESLMRNGSGGGGSGGGGSGSGSGGGSGGGSGSGAAVEKSSSSSSPSLPLKVPQVPDTPDEETVPGCNVNNFSLRCKKWRPPKATLMLFLITVVFVVSFLPFLIITIIRQHRGARFYTSLTTNELLMVNIFLRSYLVNNCANPIVYGLCNARFRDECKRLWDRALRRSKSTNQSSRQNSVRSKSHCETPKRERKFLPDASKKTISGHFGLYRLEDVLRIFKSSQMDSSTTAGWTSSSETSPSDLSSPSTSCDSRRREEDCYSHKPYNTANDTMFPVMYIVLMMVIALVGNILVLFIFNCRWRSAGVTKVYVSALAVLDVFAALIVMPRDLITFTFTSPRTLGIRSPDVFCQVVTYAGFIMHFASGIILVAIAASRYFKVIGSHVADGRGSKFKKLSRFVNTYRGAKITSLTVFGVAFVLTFPSALMYENKPDTFCFFNLRNQSTSTFNSACYLYCTQTTEPSKIFVMVFLIFNLAIFACIFVSLILMYVAIGYHLRLSERNQRPWPPLNRDGLKKSRTDVSKSANDEALSVRDKVSETTVHSNRQVHPTSANTSQEDSLHPSLPPVSYSSHAISSALPKSDNFKKNEEERNNLQNISLPSVRDAKLKIAQTRKKTLTMMIITVIFILSYLPFLSLSIANQVTGGLCSKMSPDWLMTAEVFWRSFYISNAANPIVYGFCNPTFRKVLWKTLSWRAQII